The following are encoded together in the Phaseolus vulgaris cultivar G19833 chromosome 9, P. vulgaris v2.0, whole genome shotgun sequence genome:
- the LOC137822842 gene encoding late embryogenesis abundant protein-like codes for MAEAQLRDQHGNPIPLTDQHGNPVILTDEHGNPVHVTGIATIPPSAATAASGFRTYSGAGSTTFTTTVADLIAAQPRDTRDLHRSSSSSSSSSSSEDDGQGGRRKKGVNKLKEKLPGRKNMEQHSPPKTTATTTATGVPHPTRPTATNPNPNPSHPEHHKKGIMEKIKEKLPGHHNH; via the exons ATGGCTGAAGCACAACTACGAGACCAGCATGGCAACCCTATCCCCCTCACCGATCAGCACGGTAACCCAGTTATATTAACCGACGAGCACGGCAACCCCGTCCACGTCACCGGCATTGCAACTATTCCTCCGTCAGCCGCCACTGCAGCTTCTGGTTTTCGGACCTACAGTGGTGCTGGTTCAACCACATTCACGACCACCGTGGCGGATCTCATAGCAGCCCAACCAAGGGACACTAGAGATCTTCATCGTTCCTCCAGTTCTAGCTCTAGCTCTAGCTCG TCTGAGGATGATGGACAGGGTGGGAGGAGGAAGAAGGGAGTGAATAAACTAAAGGAGAAGCTACCAGGGAGGAAGAATATGGAGCAGCATTCACCACCAAAAACTACAGCTACCACCACTGCTACTGGTGTTCCCCACCCGACACGGCCAACCGCCactaaccctaaccctaaccctagCCACCCTGAGCATCACAAGAAGGGCATAATGgagaagataaaagaaaaattgccTGGGCACCACAACCACTGA